ttttaaaaattgaagtgtagttagcttacaatgttgtgttactttcaagtgtaaagaaaaatgattcagattcttttccattataggttgttaccTTCCTCtgattattttatcttatttaaacgCCATGATTTTAAGAGCAAAATGGAGTGAAGGGAAATCATGTGTCCTGAAGATCGGGAGAAGCAATTGGGGATATGTAACTGAGAGGACAGTATCTGGAAATTCAACAGTATTTTCTAATGttggaagaaaatacagaaaccaaGGAAGCTAGTCTGTGTTACTCTGAAAGGCCAGATGAGAGCAAATCCATTCCACTTCAGGCCACACTGAAGGCCTGCTAGGACCAGATGCTGATGGACGCAgaggcaaggaagcctggctgtGACAGCAGTGTGGAGGGTCACAGTCCAGCAGGGCATTTCAGCTGGGGACCATGAGCCTGTCTAAGGGACAGAGCTGTCCAGCAGAGGAAGAGTCTGGTTGGCAGGAGTTTGAGACAGAGGTTGACAGGCTTCAGTTAGGGTGGCTGCTGGGTTACTGTCAGGGTTCTGAGCATCCACATGTACACAAACATTTGTAGACTGAATAAAcagtatgtgctaagttgcttcagttgtgactcttcgggaccccatagactgtagcctcccaggctcctctgtccatgggattttctaggcaagaataccagagtgggttggcatttcctcctccaggggatcttcccgacccaaacactgaacctgaatctcttatgtctcctgcattggcaggcgggttcattACCACCAGTGCCCCCTGGGAATAAATAGTATgtcttcatatatatgtgttaccaTTTTCAAATGCATGTGATTATAAGATgcagttttatttaaaagtattgCTGAATTCATAGTAAAAAAATACATTCTCAAAAGATACTGAAAATATAAGTTTTGAAGGTCAGGATCATTTCTGATGTTAAAAGGGGCCTTCAGTTCCAGAGAGGGCTGGGTTCCAAATTCACTGATCCCATGAAGAGCAGTCCAGTTCCCACTGGATCAGAAGGCATTAAAGCTAGATCTAAGAAGATATTCCTTGGGTCAGGGTGGTGCCTGGCTGGCCTAGGCAAGCAAGAAGATTTGACGAATTGCCTTCCATGGGCATTCGGAATAGGATAGGCTgcttgtgtgcgtgtgtatatgtgtgtttgtgtatgcggGACTGTCCTGAGGTAGAAGCACGGACTGGCTGGCCTCTTGGCTACAGAGCCCTATGAGACTTTGATTTTATACATTGCAACACAGTGACTCACTCTTTTCTCTAGGGAGAAGGTATTTAGGCTACTTACTTAAGCTTCATAATCCGGGTGCTGAAATGAGTGTAAGCCAACTCTGATTTCTCAAAATGTTTACTGGGTCCCTCaagcctggagggctgggccCAACCATCAAGAATTTCAACTCATGGATTGCTTCCTCCTCTTCTATCATTTGCATCCCTGGTGACTCTCCAATCAGAATCGCCACCCTTGTCCTGCTAATGGACTCCCGATCCCTATTTTGCTCCCCGTCCCCTAGTGGACAACGTCTTCTCTGCAATCCCGGGTGCAGAATAATATATTAAATGCGctttgctgtaaagcagaaattaacacaaccttgtaaatcgactatacttcaattaaaaaaagaaaatagattaaacttttttcccatttcttccaCCACCTGTTGGAGAGTTTCTAGATCTGATGACAATGGTGGTTGTGACTTTCCTTCTCAAAGATCCCTCTCCAAGGCAATTCCCTTGAAGGAATGAAAAATGTGACTTAGGATCAGTGGGCTCTATCTGCCTCAGTGTGGGGCAGAAAGGTACCTTGCTTCACTTCAGGCCCCACACCTGGTCATGCAGCAGCCCCATTCTCTTTGGCACAAAAGGCAGGCCCTCCATCCTGTCTCAACCACATCCCCTATGTCTTCTACAATCCCTTTCTGCTCTAGCCAGGTCTGTCTCATCCCTGTATTGATCAGCACTCATACTTGCATATATGAGCATCCATTCTGCCTGGGatgtaaatagaaaataatttattaaagcaCATTGTTGCTCATGGCCTCTCTGGGGGTTCTACAACCTGGAACCATGTCCAGCCACCCCTAGAGGCAGCTCTGGAGCAAACATTATGACCATTGCTGCTGTACCAATGATGCTCAGGGGCAGTAACAAAACTTCacctctgtctgtgtgtgtatgtgtgctcagtcacttcagttatgtccaactctttgtgactccatagagtgtagcctgccagacccctctgtccatgggattctccaggtaagtatacaagattgggttgccatgccctcctccaggggatcttcccaacccacgtattgaacctgtgcctcttgcatctcctgcactgcagacagattcttcacctcagagccactggggaagcccccacctCCATCCATCAGGACTCAGATGTCTCCATCAGAACCTAGGTGTCACGAGGGTGTCTCTCATTGAAAGGTTCCAGGCCACAGGCCTGGCTTCTAGCTGCAAAGGAGTCTGGGAATGTGTTTCCTGGATTTTACCCTAAGAAGGTAGGGATCTCACTGTGGGAAATGACCAAAATGAAGGGAAGACATTCAAAGATGTTGTGTAGCCACAGATGACAAAAGTCTACCCAGGTCACCAGGTCCTGAACCTAACCATGCTTGCTTTTGTGCTGAGCCTTGGCTCATGACCAACTGGGTTGGAATGTCTTTCCTTCTGTCTAGCAAATTCTGCCCTTTTTGAAAGTTCCAGCTCATGTCTCTTCCTGAAGCCTTACCATGCAATTCCCCTTTTTCATTGCGTTTCTGATTCTCCATGCTCTCAAAGCATTTCTAACTTGGGACTTAGTTTTGCACAGTCTTATAATGTTTGGCTTTTCTGCACTGCGAGTTCTTCGGAAACCATTCTTTTTACCGCATAGTGATCTGGAGAGTCCATGTCACGTCTCTTATTGGTTCATGGATTTCTCTTTGTTGGGCCAGACGCTGAGGCCTGCTTCCTTGCATCTCATCATGGAGTTGATGTGGGTCTAGCTATCTGGCCCCATGCTGTTCTCACACTCCCTGGGGAATCTCAATTGTTAATTAGCAAATGGAATCATTACTTCATTGGGTTGATTCTTTTGACAGGTATGAAAGCTGAAATTCTCCATGTGGTTTGTAAACAAAAATAGCTAAGAATATCAGTGGACGCTGAGCACTTACACTGTGCTAGGTACTTTCTGGATGTGATGATGACTATGAGAGAGGTATTTTTAGCAACttaactttacagataaggaaaccaaggcacagagaggttaatgaatttcctcacagacacacagagacaaagCTGAGATTcaaaacagagaacagacttgtgattgccacaggggagggggcaggggagagatgGATTGGGAAGTCGGGGTTAGCAGATGGAAACTATTaaatgtagaatggataaacagcaaagtcctactgtacatcacagggaaatatattcaatatcttgtgataaatcataatgtaaaaaaagaatttaaaaaagaatgtatatatatatatatatgtataggtgaatcactttgctatacagcagaaattaacacaacattataaatcaactatacttaaaaaaatgaaatcaaagccGGGTCTATTTGGCTCTAAAGTACATACACTTaaacactgagagagaaaaaaatatgaccTAATTTTTGCTATGCGTTTCATAAAACTCATTCATCTATTATCCTATAAGAACCAGAAGGGTAGAGACTACTGATCATCTTTATCGGTTAATAATGCTGATACACAGAGAATTTAAATAGCCTTGCTCATGGTTAGTCATGGGGAGAGGCTAGTCCAGCTCTGAGTttggttcattttttaaactctggTTTCTCTGAGGGAGCAAAGCCGAGGAGGGTGTGTGTACAGCCACCTTCTGGGCCCTGAGCTAATTTCTCCTGCCAATAATCCTTTGGGTAGCAGTTGTGGAAGATGAGGGGTGTAAGTCAGACCTGTTGCAGAGGGAATCCCAGTACTGGGTGGGAGGCAGATTATGTGACTCAAAGGCCCAGTCAACTTCAACGTGATTCTGTGATGGATTCTTCAACTGATTCTTGATACTGTGATTCTAtagccttttaaatttttttttactggagaggagaggagatgcCACTCATTTgcacatatattttcttaaatctgaACACCAAATTCAAGAGGTCTGGATTCTTTATGTTGAGATCATCTCTGTTAGCTTGGACTGCCttatgtaaagaaagaaagtgaaagtcacacagtcgtgtctgactccttgtgatcccatggactgtagcccgccaggctcctctgtccttggaattttccaggcaagagtgctggaatgggttgccggttccttctccaggacgTTATGTAATGGGATTTCAATTAAACTTTGACTAGTTTTATTTGGCTTTAATCCAGCAAACAGGCTTAATTCATTCATCAATTGttccactgagtgactgatcatTCATTCAGCCAACCAACCTTTAGGAGCATCTATTATTGGCACAGTGCTGTGCTAAGAACCAGAGGGTCCAGTATTTTGACAAGACTGTAAGCTCCTGAAGTTTATGGCTTCATTCCGCGGGAGGGACCACGATGTTGCAGAGCCTGGAGGTAACGACGTAGGGAGAGGACAGATGGGAGAATCAGGCCACTGAAGAGAGTATCACTTCCTCGCACGTGGGCcatccccagcccagcccagtgagcgctgaagaatccactgtccttctctcctttcccccatTCTGAGGAGGCTCCTGCCAGGCCACACAGGCCACACCCGGAGCAGGGCCATCTGTGcagcagacagaaggaaaaagtcTTGTGCTGGAGCAATCCATGGCTGACTTGGCAGGCTCCAAACCTGCGCAGAAAGGCTTTCCTCTTGAACAAGCCAAGCCCAGTCCCCAAGCCTCTGAAAAACTTTAGACTGGCAGATTCTCAGATTTTCGGAGTCAGACACGTACGACAGTGCTGCCAGCCCTGCTGGGCCTGGACTcctgaggctgggggtgggggtggggggtcggtGTCTTGACACTGAGGCCACAGACCCCCCCAGGAGCACTTGTCCCCTTCCGACACAGAGAACGGTTCCTGTGTCTGTCTCCAGTGGCTCATCCAGTGCCTGAGACGAGTTAGGTCATCTGTCAATAGGTGTCACATTTGTGGTATAATTGATGTTTGAATTTCCAGCCGTCTGGGACTTGGACTGAAACCAGGGAGATGCCAAAAATGGGGGGAGCAAGAAAGGAAGCTTTAGAGATGTTCTGAAGATAGGGAATAGTGTATGGCTTTCCTGGGAAGTTTTCAAAATGAACTGGCTTGTTGAATTTTGCTGACGGCTTATCAAAGCACAGAGTGTTAATTCCCTCCCCTTTTTCAAGAAGAGTTGTGAATCCAAATGCTACAGCCTCCTGGACCACAGCTTAGGAGACAGGGGGAACCCAAGAGGCAGCTTTGTGATGGTTCTGGGCTTTGTTTccaggaagggaagaggagagatcatcatttcatcctcaaatccagcacagagctgggcacacagtgggtgctccgTGGCCATGTGCAGTCTGAGGAATAGACTGTATCACCCCTCCTGCTGAGATATTTCCCTGAGCCCTTGAGTGGGCTTCACCGTCTCCACCACCCAGACAACCAGAACCTCTCCAACCCACCTTCCACTCCATCCTTTCCAGAGCTGAGCCCAGCTGTGGCAGGACCCAGGACAGCTGGCCAGTAGACAGGTTAGTGTGCCTCCTGGGTCCTGCCAGACAAAGCTAGGAGGTGGCCATGCCCAAGCACGGGGCCAAGTCAGGCACCTCCCCCTGCCAGGTAAGCCTGCCACCTTAGCACTTTCaccatttcagattatttttaaggTGTGTTTAGTAGCCCAAAACTAACATTGCCTGGAAGGCAAACCCAACCCATGACTACTTGAGATTAATTATCTCTCCTTCGTTTGAGCCCAGCAGCCTCCTAGATGTATATAAAGGGATTTATCCTGCACAGGTCTTCAGTttgcttctctcttcctctggctCTGAGTGGCCCTGCTTAACTCTTGCACTTTCCCTTCACCGACTTTGCTCACCATGAACAGACAAGTCCGCAAGACATCTGGCGGCGGGAGCCAGGGCTTCTCAGGCCGCTCTGCCGTGGTCTCTGGCAGTAGCAGGATGAGCTGTGTGGCCCGCTCTGGGGGAGGCGGCGGAGGGGCCTTTGGGTTCCGAAGCGGAGCAGGTGGCTTTGGCAGTCGCAGCCTCTACAACCTGGGTGGCAATAAGAGCATCTCCATCAGCGTGGCCGGCTCCCGGGCTGGTGGCTTTGGAGGAGGGCGCAGCAGCTGTGTCAGTGGCTTTGGGAGTGGCTACGGAGGTGGTTATGGAGGTGGCTTTGGTGGTGGCAGAGGAATGGGAGGTGGTTTTGGAGGAGCTGGTGGCTTTGGAGGGGCTGGTGGCTTTGGTGGACTTGGTGGCTTTGGAGGACCCGGTGGCTTTGGCCCTGGTGGCTTTGGTCCAGGTGGCTTCCCTGGGGGAATCCAGGAAGTGACTGTCAACCAGAGCCTCCTGCAGCCCCTCAATGTAGAGATTGACCCCCAGATTGGGCAAGTAAAGACTCAAGAGCGGGAGCAGATCAAGACCCTCAACAACAAGTTTGCCTCTTTCATCGACAAGGTGAGGAAGCCCTGATGCGGCCCCCATTCCTAGGTTGGAGACTTTGAGTTTGATATTTACATACAGTGTTTAGGATCAATCTGGAGTGGTCCAGGCTTGAGGGGAAGGGTTAGGCAGCATTCTTGGCTCTTATGAGGATGTTCAGGGCTGATGAACCTGCCCATGTGGTCATGTGATTGGGAAAGATGATGGTCCCCTATTTGGATCCCCACATCCCCAAGTCTTGTTTGTCTGCCTCTTTGCTCAAGGCTCCCACCCCTTATCCAGCCTTGGCAGGTAGCGctggcagggcagggtgggggtcaTGGCCTCTGACAGGCAAGGGTCTGACCCAGAACTGGGGGCTATTCAAACATGAGCTGCCTTCTGGGGTTTTCCAGGAGGCCTCTTTTCTCTATGGTGATGTGCCAGGCAAAGGAGGCAGGCACCTTAGTGAAGGAATTTAAGAGGCTCAAGGGGGAACCTGAGTCCCAAGGGGCTGCTGAGACCCTAGAAACTCAGTCTGCACCCCAATCAACCTCATCAGGAAGAAGAGGGTGCTCAGGGACCTCCAGAGCAGGGTAGCTCACACTGGCTGTCTCTCTCCTGTCACAACGATGACAGTAGCATTTCAACTGTGTCAGTTCCTGCCATTCACATCCTTTGAAGTGAATATCAGTGGGGCATCAATGGTGTCTTAGATGTAAACAATGCTGTTGAGGTTTAAGCACCTTCTTGCAGTATGCTCTGTGTTTCTGAAATTGGGCTAGAATCATGAAGTCCCCAGGAATACTGAAGGGTCACGTCTCTCGCTTCCAGGCAGGGGTTACTTCCAGTTTCCCCTCCCATTTCTCCTGCTTCTGTAAGGAAGCCGTCTTGCATCATCAATGGCCTGACTGCTGTGATAGTCTGACCATACCCACTCCAGCCACAGCGGGAGCTTTCTAGGCCTTTGTGTGGGGAGATGGGGAGATGCAGACACCCAGTTCTGCCCAAGGCAAGGCCCCTCTGCTCCAAGCGCTGCCTGAGTTTGCTTCTCTCAAATGCACTTCAGGTACGGTTCCTGGAGCAACAGAACAAGGTCCTGGAGACCAAGTGGAGCCTGCTCCAGCAGCAGGGCACACATCCCATCACAGGCACCAATAACCTCGAGCCCCTTTTTGAGAACTACATCAATTCCCTGCGGAGCTACCTGGATAGCATTCTGGGGGAGAGAGGCCGCCTGGACTCAGAGCTGAGGAACATGCAGGACCTGGTGGAAGACTTTAAGAAGAAGTGAGTGGCAGGCGCGTGTGGGAAGATGCTGGGGGGACCCTGTCTCGGAATCCCAGCTTTCACTGCGTTCCCCTTGCCTACTGAGAGGGCTGTCACTTATCCCACTTTCCTATATCTTCATAGCGGACAGTTTGGTTCACtgggttcctcctcactttctttcCTAAAGGATAGTCCTTTACTAAGAAAATTAGAAGGCTAGAGCTGAAGAAGCACCTTATCATGAGCCAGGCTGGGGAAGATCCTGGCTGTAGGATCTGAAGGATGCTGGGACAACTCACAGGGTGGTGACCAAGCATCCAGTCTACTGGGGATGGAGGGGTTTCCCAGGACTTACTTTCCGTGTTAAACCCAGTCTGCCTGAATGAATGGGAATGGTTGGTCCTTCTAACTAACAGGGGGACAGTGAGAGGGTGTGTTTATTTAAGAGGGGCGGGAGGGGGACAGAGGACAGAAGAGAGGTACTTtcagagtttcagagaacagTGACGTTTATGACTACCTCATACTGCAAACAGTGATTTCCTTTTAACTCTTACAGATATGAGGATGAGATCAACAAGCGCACAGCTGCTGAGAATGAATTTGTGACCCTGAAGAAGGTAAGGGCTGTAGTGTGAGGTTTCTAGGGCTTGTAGGCACTGGTTTCCATCTGGGCTGTGGGGAATCCTTACTCCACTGCCACAGAGCTGCCAAGTTCAGGCAGTTGAACCAAAAATAAGAGCCAAGTGCATCTTAGTCTGGAGAGATGCCTCAAGGAGTCAGTTCACTCATTTTTCAGCTTTTGAGTAGGAGTGAACTTCCGCCACCCCCTTGATGTGAATCCTTTATGTGGAGACCAGCCTTGGACAAGTACTGGTCTTGCTGTGGCTGCAGCTTGCTGTGCATTCTTTGGAGTAATGAGGCCTTTAAGTGTTTATCTGTCTTTCTCAGGACGTGGACGCTGCCTACATGAACAAGGTGGAGCTTCAGGCCAAGGTGGATGCCTTAACAGATGAGATCAATTTCTTGACGACCCTCTATGATATGGTGAGGATGTTTCCTACTAAGAGGGGGCaagagagagggtgagatatTTTCAGATTTGATAGGTAAGGCCCAGGAAGACTGAGCCTTGAAATAAGGCCTCTTGTTTGGGCTCCCCAGGAGGAACTGTAAGCATGGGGTCTCTGAGAGGCTGGCAGGCAGGGCAGAGCCGATCCACCTTCCAAGCTGACTCAGCAGATGGGTCCGTTGATCAGGAGCCTCTTGGGCTTCTGTGTGCTGGCTGTAGAGGCCCCAACAGTGAACAGGCCCCTCTGCGTTGGCAGGAGCTGTCCCAGATGCAGAGCCATGTCAGTGACACATCCGTGGTCCTGTCCATGGACAACAACCGCAGCCTGGACCTGGACAGTATCATCGCCGAGGTCAAGGCCCAGTACGAGGAGATCGCCCAGAGGAGCAAGGCCGAGGCCGAGGCCCTGTATCAGACCAAGGTGAGATCCAGGCACCTCTCAGAGGATTCACTGAAGGTCCCAgggaggctgtggtccatgggatggATGGCTGGGTGGTGGCCATTGGGTGGCCCCTCTCGATTCTCCTCTTTGGAGACATCCTGTCAAGGTTGTTCAGTTACAGAAAGTGCTGCCCCCTAGGGGGAAGTGGTTCCACTGTCCCTTGCCAGACCACATGTCCCTTGCTCAGGGATCGAGGGGTGGGAGAACAACAAACCAGATGTTCTCTTCCCTGCTGCCTCAGAGATGTCCCTGTAGAAACATAATTCAATGTCATTTAGACACAGTGCTTACTAAGTACCTCGAGTTTGGCTGGGTAACATTAGGGATGGAGAAACACGCAGGCAAAGCTGCATCAACACCTGACTGTCCCTTCTATTCTCCAGCTGGGTGAACTGCAGACCACGGCTGGCAGGCACGGGGATGACCTGAAGAGCACCAAGAGTGAGATCTCGGAGCTCAACCGGGTGATCCAGAGGCTGCGGGCTGAAATCGAGAATGTCAAGAAGCAGGTGGGACAGCCACGGAGGCTGGTGTCTAGGCTgatgggtgaggggtgggggcgaGGATCGCAGAACTCCTAGGCCGGGGGAGGGGACTTCTGGGGTCATCTCAGGCAGCACTGGCCTTCAAGGAGTTCAAAGACAAAGCCAGTTTAGATGGCTGGTAAGCCACAGCCATCCATCTGTCTTCCGTGCATGAAGACAGACAGAGGTGCTATGGAAGGGGTGAGGTTGACTGACTTGCTCTGGATAATCTGGTCTAACACTCAGAGAACCCTCCTACTGGGCTCATcgttcctcctccctccccctgctccaGATTGCTAAACTGCAATCAGCCATTGCTGAAGCTGAGCAGCGTGGGGAGCTGGCCCTCAAGGATGCTAACGCCAAGCTCCAAGAGCTACAGGCTGCCCTTCAGCAGGCCAAGGATGACCTGGCCCGGCTGCTGCGCGACTACCAGGAGCTGATGAATGTCAAGCTGGCCCTGGATGTGGAGATCGCCACCTACCGCAAGCTACTGGAGGGCGAGGAGTGCAGGTGGGCCTCTTACTGCCAtctccctgcttctcctgccccaaGTCACATGCTGAGGGCCAGATAAGTGACCAAGGGAATGGGGAGCAGGCCTGTTATAGACAGAGGCCCCCACATGGCACAGGGCTTACAGGCAACCACTTGCCTTTGCCAGTTCACGCCCTCCATAGATGGCCAAGTGCATAGGTAACCAGTGCGCATAGGGGTTCTGTGTTGGCCCATGAACAGTAGATAGAGTACTGATGTGCCAGGCTGCTGAATTCTGTTCTGGTTGCTGTCACTTTCATTCATGGACATGTTGGAAATTTACTTTGCGACTGAGCTAGCCTTCTCTTGCTTTGTCATACAGGATGTCTGGAGAGTGCCCGAGTGCTGTTAGCATCTGTAAGTAGCCAAAGAAACCGTGACAGTGAGAATTGGTTCTGAAATATCTGTACTAATTCAAGGCGATAGTCCCTAATTTAAACAATATTTCCATGGTGGTTGGACACGTTTTCTGGGGGGCAGAAGGGGCAGCAGATATGCTTTGGTAATGGTTCTGGGCTCAGAGCACTATTAACAGTACTATATGGAGTGTGGGGGGATATCTAATAGGGAGCTTATTAATAGGAGGAGAAATTCTGGATAATCTCCATGGGGGGTTCTTCAAGAGTTGATAGTATGTAGAAGGAACCATTGGAAAATTCAAACTGACTTAACACTGAGGGGGTGAACACCTCACCACATCAGAACGCAAAACAGTAATCTTCAGGTTCAAAGCCGCCTTGATCGCCTCTCAATCACCCTGGGCCCAGGGGATCGTTATGATATAGAGAGGTGGTGGCTGGGAGCTGATCGCTGTCTGTGGTCTCCCCTGCAGCCGtggtcagcagcagcagcaccacctccGCCTCCGCGGGTGGTTTCGGAGGCGGATACGGCGGTGGCGTCGGCGTGGGAGGAGGCGCCCGTAGCGGCTTCGGCGGCGGCAGCGGCTTCGGCGGCGGTAGCGGAATTAGTGGCAGCAGCGGCTTTGGCGGCGGTAGCGGCAGCGGCTTCGGAGGCGGTAGCGGATTCAGTGGCAGCAGTGGAttcggcggcggcagcagcggaTTCGGCTCTGGCTCCGGGGGTCGCTCTGGGGTCAGCGGTGGAGGCCTCAGCTCAGGCAGCAGCCGGGGCGGCAGCGTCAGGTTCTCCCAGTCCTCCCAGCGCACCTCCAGATAAAACACCGCGCAGGGCACCGCAGCCGCCCCAGCGCCGCCGGTCGTTCCCATCCGCTCCTCAGTTCTCACCTCTGCAGCCTCCTCAGCGCCCTCCCACCCAcctgcctctcccctctccaGTCCCCGCCAGCAGTCGCTTTTTGGGTCTAAAAGACCGGGGCCTCTTGT
Above is a genomic segment from Bos indicus isolate NIAB-ARS_2022 breed Sahiwal x Tharparkar chromosome 5, NIAB-ARS_B.indTharparkar_mat_pri_1.0, whole genome shotgun sequence containing:
- the KRT3 gene encoding keratin, type II cytoskeletal 3, which encodes MNRQVRKTSGGGSQGFSGRSAVVSGSSRMSCVARSGGGGGGAFGFRSGAGGFGSRSLYNLGGNKSISISVAGSRAGGFGGGRSSCVSGFGSGYGGGYGGGFGGGRGMGGGFGGAGGFGGAGGFGGLGGFGGPGGFGPGGFGPGGFPGGIQEVTVNQSLLQPLNVEIDPQIGQVKTQEREQIKTLNNKFASFIDKVRFLEQQNKVLETKWSLLQQQGTHPITGTNNLEPLFENYINSLRSYLDSILGERGRLDSELRNMQDLVEDFKKKYEDEINKRTAAENEFVTLKKDVDAAYMNKVELQAKVDALTDEINFLTTLYDMELSQMQSHVSDTSVVLSMDNNRSLDLDSIIAEVKAQYEEIAQRSKAEAEALYQTKLGELQTTAGRHGDDLKSTKSEISELNRVIQRLRAEIENVKKQIAKLQSAIAEAEQRGELALKDANAKLQELQAALQQAKDDLARLLRDYQELMNVKLALDVEIATYRKLLEGEECRMSGECPSAVSISVVSSSSTTSASAGGFGGGYGGGVGVGGGARSGFGGGSGFGGGSGISGSSGFGGGSGSGFGGGSGFSGSSGFGGGSSGFGSGSGGRSGVSGGGLSSGSSRGGSVRFSQSSQRTSR